The following proteins are encoded in a genomic region of Acidimicrobiia bacterium:
- a CDS encoding thiolase family protein, with the protein MTEFERRAVISGIGQSAVGRRLGRGGLDLTIDASLAAVADAGITLAEVDGLATYPGGGMGGAGFAGPGSPEVQEALRLKLNWHSGGIEGAAQMAAVHNAVLAVGAGLARHVLVYRTVTESSEQGTGGRQGIGMGGLGMGGGGKAPKMGGSFQWNIPFRAYSAANWLALNAQRHFHEFGTTPEQMAMIAINARRNAGLNPQAVYRDPMTLDDYFASRMITTPFHLFDCDAPVDGSTALVVSAVGHAPNVDHPVARVDAIGSALRGRPSWDQYDDLTTMAARDAGAHLWTRTDLTPADVDVAELYDGFSFLAMTWLEALGFCGKGESGPFIEGGERIALAGELPLNTHGGQLSAGRLHGFGFIHEAVLQLRGEAGARQVPGKTVEVAVVANGGGPIAGAMLLTREA; encoded by the coding sequence TTGACCGAGTTCGAGCGCCGGGCGGTGATCTCGGGCATCGGGCAGTCGGCCGTGGGGCGTCGGCTGGGACGAGGAGGCCTGGATCTCACCATCGACGCCTCGCTGGCGGCGGTGGCCGATGCGGGGATCACGCTGGCCGAGGTGGACGGTTTGGCTACCTATCCTGGCGGTGGGATGGGCGGGGCCGGGTTCGCCGGACCCGGTTCGCCCGAGGTGCAAGAGGCCCTGCGGCTCAAGCTGAACTGGCACTCCGGGGGCATCGAGGGGGCGGCGCAGATGGCGGCGGTCCACAACGCCGTGTTGGCTGTCGGGGCCGGCTTAGCTCGCCACGTGCTCGTGTACCGCACGGTCACCGAGTCGAGTGAACAGGGTACGGGGGGGCGGCAGGGCATCGGCATGGGTGGTCTGGGGATGGGGGGCGGCGGCAAGGCCCCGAAGATGGGGGGGTCGTTCCAGTGGAACATTCCCTTCCGGGCCTATTCGGCGGCCAACTGGTTGGCGCTCAACGCCCAACGTCATTTCCATGAGTTCGGCACCACGCCGGAGCAGATGGCCATGATCGCCATCAACGCGCGGCGCAACGCCGGGCTGAACCCCCAGGCCGTGTACCGCGACCCGATGACCTTGGACGACTACTTCGCCTCCCGAATGATCACCACGCCGTTCCATCTCTTCGATTGCGACGCCCCGGTCGACGGGTCTACCGCCTTGGTGGTGTCGGCGGTGGGCCATGCCCCCAACGTGGATCATCCCGTGGCCCGCGTTGATGCCATCGGCTCGGCCCTGCGGGGTCGGCCATCGTGGGATCAGTACGACGATCTCACCACCATGGCGGCCCGTGACGCCGGCGCCCATCTCTGGACGCGCACCGACCTCACGCCTGCTGATGTGGATGTGGCCGAGTTGTACGACGGCTTCAGTTTCCTGGCCATGACCTGGCTGGAGGCACTCGGATTCTGCGGCAAGGGCGAATCCGGGCCGTTCATCGAGGGGGGAGAGCGGATTGCCCTAGCGGGCGAACTGCCGCTGAACACCCACGGAGGCCAACTTTCTGCCGGGCGCCTCCATGGATTCGGCTTCATCCATGAGGCGGTGCTGCAATTACGGGGCGAGGCCGGGGCCCGGCAGGTACCCGGCAAGACCGTGGAGGTGGCGGTGGTGGCCAACGGTGGCGGCCCGATTGCGGGCGCCATGCTCCTCACTCGAGAGGCATGA
- a CDS encoding long-chain fatty acid--CoA ligase: MTLLMLLEMIVAAMADRRGIGTAERGLTYQQLYDRAGAGAEVIRRHGAQHLAYVAASDLAFPVALFSAAWAGVPFLPLNYRQSAESQRALLAQHDDVLVIADAPAGEGLERAGFTVLSVEEWNTATASVVEAAPSETDGDDVAVLLYTSGTTADPKAVVLRHRHLSAYVIGSVDFAAAPVEDASLVSVPPYHVAGVANVVSSVYGARRIVYLPAFSPEAWLATVGSEGITHAMVVPTMLARVLEQLGDHQIATTPTLRSIAYGGARMPITVLTRALAAFPTTDFVNAYGLTETSSTIAVLGPEDHRSGERLGSVGRVVPGVEVEVRDGEIWVRGDQVSGEYLGHAVALDANGWFATRDRGWVDAEGYLFIDGRADDTIIRGGENIAPAEIEDVLLAHPAVGSCAVVGIPDDEWGQRIGAAVVLRPGAIAAAEELQEWARASLRSSKTPDVVVFCHDLPLTDTGKVLRRVVLADLLESDR; the protein is encoded by the coding sequence ATGACGCTGTTGATGCTGCTGGAGATGATTGTGGCAGCGATGGCCGACCGTCGGGGCATCGGTACCGCCGAGCGCGGGCTCACCTACCAGCAGTTGTACGACCGGGCCGGGGCCGGAGCCGAGGTCATTCGGCGGCACGGGGCCCAGCATCTCGCCTATGTGGCGGCAAGCGATCTGGCCTTTCCGGTGGCCCTGTTTTCGGCGGCCTGGGCGGGTGTGCCGTTTCTTCCCCTCAACTATCGCCAGAGCGCCGAGTCGCAGCGCGCGCTGTTGGCGCAGCACGACGACGTCTTGGTGATCGCCGATGCTCCGGCGGGCGAGGGGCTGGAGCGGGCGGGGTTTACGGTGCTCTCGGTGGAGGAATGGAATACCGCTACCGCGTCGGTGGTGGAGGCTGCCCCGAGCGAGACCGACGGAGACGACGTGGCGGTGTTGCTCTACACCAGTGGCACGACCGCTGATCCCAAGGCGGTTGTGCTGCGCCACCGCCATCTCAGCGCCTACGTGATCGGGTCGGTCGATTTCGCCGCCGCCCCGGTGGAGGATGCCAGCTTGGTGAGCGTGCCGCCGTATCACGTGGCCGGCGTGGCCAACGTGGTGTCGAGTGTGTACGGCGCCCGACGGATCGTCTACCTGCCCGCCTTCTCACCGGAGGCCTGGCTCGCCACGGTGGGTTCGGAAGGCATCACCCACGCCATGGTGGTTCCCACCATGCTCGCCCGGGTACTTGAGCAGTTGGGTGACCACCAGATCGCCACCACCCCTACCTTGCGGTCGATCGCCTATGGCGGTGCTCGGATGCCCATCACCGTGCTCACCCGGGCGCTGGCGGCCTTCCCCACCACCGACTTCGTGAATGCCTATGGCCTCACCGAAACAAGTTCCACCATTGCGGTACTCGGCCCCGAGGACCACCGGAGTGGTGAGCGACTCGGCTCGGTGGGGCGAGTGGTGCCCGGTGTCGAGGTGGAGGTTCGCGATGGCGAGATCTGGGTTCGGGGTGATCAGGTCTCGGGGGAATACCTCGGCCATGCCGTGGCCCTTGATGCCAACGGGTGGTTCGCCACCCGGGACCGCGGCTGGGTTGATGCTGAGGGCTACCTTTTTATCGATGGACGCGCCGACGACACCATCATCCGCGGCGGCGAGAACATTGCCCCCGCCGAGATCGAAGATGTGCTGCTGGCGCATCCGGCCGTAGGGTCGTGCGCGGTGGTGGGGATTCCTGATGACGAGTGGGGTCAGCGCATCGGTGCGGCGGTGGTCTTGCGGCCCGGGGCCATCGCGGCGGCGGAGGAACTTCAGGAATGGGCCCGGGCTTCGCTACGCTCGTCCAAGACGCCCGATGTGGTGGTCTTTTGTCACGACCTTCCCCTCACCGACACCGGCAAGGTGCTGCGTCGTGTGGTGCTGGCGGATCTACTGGAGAGCGACCGCTGA
- a CDS encoding acyl-CoA thioesterase II — protein MAFGLHDLLACLELRAVRDGVMEGSNLDIGYHRVFGGQILAQALMAAATASPDKSVKSITVLFPREGDTGQPMQYRVVKTHDGRTFGSTEITAQQGDKVIAVALVSMHIAEAGPYHSHGPPEVGGPHDAVAHTYPMIPWEVRSVGGVDLASDAMGPASLELWMRVADVPAEAAVHQALLAHASDLTLIGTALRPFEGLSQASSTVSLHTAVTSHSLWFHQPFRLDEWVLIAQHSPLVAHGRAFGRGDVFGATGELVASFAQEAMVRPIAGPS, from the coding sequence ATGGCCTTTGGTCTCCACGATCTGCTGGCCTGTCTGGAACTCCGGGCGGTTCGTGATGGGGTGATGGAGGGATCCAACCTCGACATCGGGTACCACCGGGTGTTCGGAGGGCAGATCTTGGCGCAGGCGCTCATGGCCGCCGCGACGGCGTCGCCGGACAAGTCGGTGAAATCGATCACGGTGCTGTTCCCCCGGGAGGGGGATACGGGTCAGCCCATGCAGTACCGAGTGGTCAAAACCCACGATGGCCGCACCTTCGGCAGCACGGAAATCACGGCACAGCAGGGCGACAAGGTGATCGCGGTGGCGCTGGTCTCGATGCATATCGCCGAGGCCGGCCCGTACCACAGCCACGGGCCGCCTGAGGTTGGTGGTCCCCACGACGCGGTGGCGCACACGTACCCGATGATTCCCTGGGAGGTGCGTAGCGTCGGGGGGGTGGATTTGGCCAGTGACGCGATGGGCCCGGCTTCACTGGAGTTGTGGATGCGGGTGGCGGACGTGCCCGCCGAGGCGGCGGTGCATCAGGCGCTGCTGGCCCATGCCAGCGATCTCACCCTCATCGGTACGGCCCTGCGCCCCTTCGAGGGTCTGTCGCAGGCCTCCTCCACGGTCAGTTTGCACACGGCGGTCACGTCGCACTCGTTGTGGTTCCATCAGCCCTTCCGGCTGGATGAATGGGTGCTGATCGCCCAACACAGTCCGCTGGTGGCCCACGGGCGCGCCTTCGGCCGTGGTGATGTGTTCGGCGCCACCGGCGAGTTGGTGGCCTCCTTCGCCCAGGAGGCGATGGTGCGTCCGATAGCGGGGCCGTCATGA
- a CDS encoding DUF2889 domain-containing protein, with the protein MTARSILVASLPTGPRHPLSGTPARQRPSVRRTTTVDQRRGEPGEPTVVVAAGRDLLTKADGTVVVVDEIKVRVAIDATGHIGAIETDPPVPAVALLIGAHASQGFRRRLDEALDSQRTGATVLHQLLDDLPMAALISSYGSAREMDDDWQIPPSSAEGLADLCAGWERGATMLGTLESTGIFPIPVGPPAPDLSSSDDPLAWHDMEPMDPRSVRRRRRLDLTTGEVLLLDVHFRDSHMGLDAAEEVLHEYTLAATFDPQHLVVLSSEAVAHTLPWPECPRALASAGRIVGESVADLPRKVRTEFSGLTTCTHLNDVFRSLAGVVPLAAALSG; encoded by the coding sequence ATGACGGCGCGTTCGATCTTGGTGGCATCGCTGCCTACCGGGCCGCGCCATCCGCTCTCGGGCACGCCAGCGCGCCAACGTCCCTCGGTGCGGCGCACCACCACGGTCGACCAGCGCCGAGGGGAACCAGGTGAGCCGACGGTGGTGGTGGCGGCGGGCCGTGATCTATTGACCAAGGCCGACGGCACGGTGGTGGTGGTGGATGAGATAAAGGTGCGGGTGGCCATCGACGCCACCGGCCACATCGGTGCGATCGAGACGGATCCCCCCGTCCCGGCGGTGGCGTTGCTCATCGGAGCCCACGCCAGCCAGGGGTTTCGACGGCGTCTGGACGAGGCGCTGGACAGTCAGCGGACCGGTGCCACGGTGCTGCATCAACTCCTCGACGACCTACCCATGGCGGCGTTGATCTCCAGTTACGGATCCGCCCGCGAGATGGACGACGACTGGCAGATACCCCCATCCAGTGCCGAGGGACTGGCCGATTTGTGCGCCGGCTGGGAGCGGGGTGCCACCATGCTCGGGACCCTCGAATCCACCGGTATTTTTCCGATCCCGGTGGGCCCACCGGCCCCGGATTTGTCGTCGTCGGATGATCCGTTGGCCTGGCACGACATGGAGCCGATGGATCCGCGTTCGGTTCGCCGCCGTCGCCGTCTCGATCTCACCACCGGCGAGGTGCTGTTGCTCGACGTTCATTTCCGCGACAGTCACATGGGGCTCGATGCCGCCGAGGAGGTGCTGCACGAGTACACCCTGGCCGCTACCTTCGACCCCCAGCATCTGGTGGTGCTGTCCTCAGAGGCGGTGGCTCACACCCTCCCCTGGCCCGAGTGCCCCCGGGCGTTGGCGAGCGCCGGGCGGATTGTGGGGGAGTCGGTGGCCGATCTGCCGCGGAAGGTACGCACCGAGTTTTCTGGCCTCACCACCTGCACCCATCTGAACGATGTCTTTCGCTCATTGGCCGGCGTCGTGCCCCTGGCGGCGGCTCTCTCCGGATGA
- a CDS encoding PaaI family thioesterase: MSDVAADIARHKAVLASGHHLLSGFATTDVEVAGADLAVELPITEYLTGPRRALHGGLVATLADLVGGRIAMMGLDQQSIVVTSDMTLHYLGPVTTTAHVVGHVLRRGTRAVVVRVEVYDERDGPLAAACQLAFTVVTPRPA, translated from the coding sequence ATGAGCGACGTGGCCGCTGATATTGCGCGACACAAGGCGGTGTTGGCCTCGGGTCACCATCTCCTGAGCGGGTTTGCGACCACCGATGTGGAGGTGGCCGGGGCGGACCTGGCGGTGGAGTTGCCGATCACGGAATACCTCACCGGCCCGCGTCGGGCACTGCATGGAGGGCTCGTCGCCACGTTGGCCGACCTCGTCGGTGGCCGTATCGCCATGATGGGTCTGGATCAGCAGAGCATCGTGGTGACCAGCGATATGACCCTGCACTACCTCGGTCCGGTAACGACCACGGCGCACGTGGTCGGTCACGTGTTGCGCCGCGGAACGCGGGCGGTGGTGGTGCGGGTAGAGGTGTACGACGAGCGCGACGGTCCACTGGCGGCGGCGTGCCAACTGGCCTTTACCGTGGTCACTCCCCGGCCGGCCTGA